A stretch of Lathyrus oleraceus cultivar Zhongwan6 chromosome 6, CAAS_Psat_ZW6_1.0, whole genome shotgun sequence DNA encodes these proteins:
- the LOC127093812 gene encoding uncharacterized protein LOC127093812 yields the protein MKVEKVLRSLTSQYDIIVVIIDETKYLKTMKMEDLHGSLEARELRLNQRETYKDSEQTLIAHSRKGGFDDMKRRYSDLVMLMITTSKGALASAVWYLDSGCYNHMIGNKGWLININSNKKTSVKLADSISLMAEGMGKIVI from the exons ATGAAGGTTGAAAAGGTACTTCGAAGTCTCACTTCTCAATATGATATAATAGTAGTAATAATTGATGAAACCAAATATCTGAAGACAATGAAGATGGAGGATCTGCATGGATCTCTGGAAGCCAGAGAATTGAGACTGAATCAAAGAGAGACATATAAAGATTCTGAACAGACCCTGATTGCTCATTCAAGAAAGGGAGGTTTTGATGACATGAAGAGAAGGT ATTCAGACCTTGTCATGTTGATGATAACTACCTCTAAAGGGGCTCTAGCCTCTGCTGTTTGGTACTTAGACTCTGGTTGTTATAACCACATGATTGGAAACAAGGGGTGGCTGATTAACATTAACTCAAATAAGAAGACAAGTGTGAAGCTGGCAGATAGCATAAGCTTAATGGCAGAAGGCATGGGAAAGATTGTCATATAA